Proteins co-encoded in one Gossypium arboreum isolate Shixiya-1 chromosome 11, ASM2569848v2, whole genome shotgun sequence genomic window:
- the LOC108472031 gene encoding uncharacterized protein LOC108472031, with the protein MEIWILPRVETQGGYFRDEAYQWWLMVRDGTQPNNLTWDLFKMSFQNKYVGSSYINTRRREFLNFTQGDRSVARYEADFLRLSRYAQGMVATEYERCVHFEDGLRDNFRVLIAPQRECEFFVLVEKAKIAEEVKRIERQNRDRGKAKSDIEPSNTGVRPRKKARSDGPVRVGPTVAPTGATICQLCNRRHLGKCWRTIRACLRYGSSKHRVKDCPLRTNQIQALATETAQPPRVVQQPPRGRGQAKGDIASTHSFIASAVSETLGLPFESTSSEIIVVSPLGQSVGINKLYRDISLEVQGTIFLVDLMKLSFREFDLIWGIQTVRDFPNVFPEELPGLPLNREVEFGIELFPGTAPVSIAPYRMALKELTKLKAQIQELLDRGFIHPSVSHEGHLFYDILVYYKFEDEHDEHLKMVLQIFHEKQLYAKFTKYEFWLREVTFLGHVVSAKGIRVDPRKIEAVLD; encoded by the exons ATGGAAATCTGGATTTTACCCCGAGTAGAAACTCAAGGGGGCTATTTTCGCGatgaagcatatcagtggtggctgaTGGTTAGGGATGGCACTCAGCCTAACAATCTGACATGGGATTTGTTTAAGATGTCTTTCCAGAACAAATATGTGGGGTCCAGTTACATCAACACTAGGAGGCGTGAGTTCCTGAATTTTACTCAAGGAGATCGTTCAGTAGCAAGGTATGAGGCCGACTTCCTGAGGCTGAGTCGTTATGCGCAAGGTATGGTGGCTACTGAGTATGAGCGCTGTGTCCATTTTGAGGACGGCCTTAGGGATAACTTCAGGGTcctgatagctccgcagagagagtgTGAGTTTTTTGTGTTGGTCGAAAAGGCCAAGATTGCGGAGGAGGTTAAGCGCATTGAGCGCCAGAACCGTGACAGAGGGAAGGCTAAGAGCGATATAGAGCCTTCGAATACTGGGGTGAGGCCTAggaaaaaggccagatctgatgggccCGTGAGAGTTGGGCCTACTGTTGCACCAACAGGGGCTACGATTTGTCAGCTTTGTAATAGACGCCATCTGGGCAAGTGTTGGAGGACTATTAGAGCTTGCCTTAGATATGGTTCTTCTAAGCATCGTGTTAAGGACTGTCCATTAAGGACTAACCAGATACAAGCTCTGGCTACGGAGACTGCACAGCCGCCaagggtagttcagcagccacctaggggccgagGTCAGGCTAAGGGTG ATATAGCCTCTACACATTCTTTCATAGCTAGTGCAGTGTCTGAGACCTTGGGGTTACCGTttgagagcacttctagtgagataATAGTGGTAAGTCCGTTGGGACAGTCTGTTGGGATTAACAAACTATATAGAGACATATCGTTAGAGGTCCAAGGAACGATATTTCTGGTTGATTTGATGAAGCTTTCTTTTAGGGAGTTCGATTTGATTTGgg GAATTCAAACGGTGAGGGACTTTCCAAATGTCTTTCCAGAGGAACTACCAGGATTACCTCTGAATCGTGAAgtagaatttgggattgagttgtTTCCGGGCACAGCTccagtgtctatcgccccttaccGAATGGCACTAAAAGAGCTGACGaaacttaaggctcagattcaggagCTGTTGGATCGTGGGTTTATTCATCCTAGTGTGTCTCACGAGGGGCACCtgttct atgacattttggtgtattATAAGTTTGAGGACGAGCACGATGAGCATTTAAAAATGGTTCTACAGATTTTTcatgagaaacagttgtatgcgaagttcacgAAGTATGAGTTCTGGCTTAGAGAAgtaacctttttggggcatgtggtttcAGCTAAGGGGATTCGAGTggatcctcgtaagattgaggctgtgcTAGATTAG